A section of the Rhipicephalus sanguineus isolate Rsan-2018 chromosome 11, BIME_Rsan_1.4, whole genome shotgun sequence genome encodes:
- the LOC119373421 gene encoding cytochrome P450 2C8 encodes MQHALRFGRIYQHNPGFVTAITKRIRGTHVNLLKNKVEDLALYAHDKIMEHKATAEKDVNRDFVDAYLKKVQDSDHDSKAYFTVETLVGMVTSFLLAGTASTAGTIQWHMVKHAMEPDTLQARVQREIDEVIGRERRPTWEDRLRMPFTMASVWEMDRWKTSTPLGVPREASEDTVVDEFFIPKGTVIMANFWAAHFDSKFWKDPEKFDPTRFLNEDGTLMARKPECHLPFSFGKRTCPGEILATVEIFLAVTSLLQRFRVLPAGKMPFDINSPSILSGHVQYLKLRFLDRRQSL; translated from the exons ATGCAGCACGCCTTACGATTCGGCCGCATTTACCAGCACAATCCAGGCTTCGTCACGGCAATCACGAAAAGAATTCGTGGCACGCACGTCAACCTCCTTAAAAACAAGGTGGAAGACTTGGCTCTCTACGCACA CGACAAAATAATGGAACACAAAGCCACGGCAGAAAAAGATGTCAACCGGGATTTTGTCGATGCATACCTGAAGAAAGTACAAGACAGCGACCACGACTCCAAAGCTTATTTCACGG TGGAAACGCTAGTCGGCATGGTGACTAGCTTCCTCCTTGCTGGCACCGCAAGCACCGCCGGTACCATTCAATGGCACATGGTTAAGCACGCCATGGAACCAGACACACTACAAGCTAGG GTACAGCGCGAAATTGACGAGGTGATCGGGCGAGAGCGGCGACCAACGTGGGAAGACCGATTACGCATGCCCTTCACTATGGCGAGCGTGTGGGAGATGGACCGCTGGAAGACAAGCACGCCGCTAGGCGTACCCCGAGA AGCCTCCGAAGACACCGTCGTGGACGAGTTCTTCATTCCAAAAGGCACCGTGATTATGGCGAACTTCTGGGCGGCGCATTTCGACTCTAAGTTCTGGAAGGACCCGGAAAAGTTCGACCCGACACGCTTCTTGAATGAGGACGGAACACTTATGGCGCGCAAACCTGAATGTCACCTTCCATTCTCCTTCG gaaaacgCACCTGCCCCGGCGAGATATTGGCCACTGTCGAGATATtcctcgccgtgacgtcactccTTCAACGATTCCGCGTTCTCCCAGCTGGCAAGATGCCTTTCGACATCAACAGCCCTTCTATACTGTCTGGTCACGTGCAGTACCTCAAGTTGCGGTTCTTAGACCGGCGCCAGAGCCTGTAA